The Chelonia mydas isolate rCheMyd1 chromosome 1, rCheMyd1.pri.v2, whole genome shotgun sequence nucleotide sequence CCTCTTTGCAAACCGAGCGCTGCCTGGATCCATCTCTGGGAAGGCGTTTACGGTGATCTAGCTGTATATTCACACAGTGGCGGTCTTGCTGTGCTGCAGAAGATTGTGTAGTCCGTGTGATTGCTGGCCATGTAGTGACATTTCGCGATAGGCCCAATTCAGAATTTGCTGCTCTTTCACTCTAGTAATGTGTCCGCAGGAAGAAAGTTGACAAAACTGACCCAGCACTGATGGGGAGGGATGCTGGGTTCAGCTTTCAAAATCCTCACTCCTGATCTTGTACTGCCCCTTGATacagagcagctgctggagacCAGGAGCATTGAAAAGGGGAGCCCAGAACTCCTCAGCATTCCTCAGCCCTCCCATATTGCACATGATCGTTAAAGCAAACACACCCCGGCCTTGCAAAAGGGGTGGCTAAAACAATTCCTCTATTTTAGACAGCACAAGAGATACCCACTGTGATGGGTTCTCCCCCccggggtgccacttggaactggggtacagtTTAGATCTCTGTCTCACCAATCCAGGGTCCCTCTTGCACTCTTGCACTGTCCCTCTTGCAATGTGGCAAGCTGAAAATCCCTCCAAGGTTGCATTCACAccaacatccacaggcagggaccacACCCAGCTGCGTTAACGAATCTCTGACCAACCACCCATGAACCCACCATCGAGAAGCTGCAGCCAAAATACCCCCAGGTCTCCAGCCTAGGACACAAGAGCTGTACCGTTCTGTcctggtcaaaagcctgaccagtgtgaatttattatccagtccacccctcccttgaTGTGAATAGGGTGATGCACAAGCTTCTGTTAAATGAGCTGAGGTTTTACTCATACTTCAAGCAAATTacactgttttaattaaaaaatagaacACATATTTATTGactacagaaagataaatttaAAGTGACTATAAGTAATAACAAACCGATCAAATATGTTTacctaaaaaataaagaaaatcacaGTCTAAATCTCATATACTAAATAAGATTTGAACCAAACAGTGTCTCACCCTGTTAGATAGTACTGacagttgtcagggttccctccccactctgaactctgggatacagatgtggggactcgcATGAAAGACACCCGAAGCTTATAtgctaccagcttaggttaaaaacttcctgtcacagagtccccgggcgatgctctggaactgctccctacgaagccagtcaggactctggggaagtctcctctctgggagcagcctgtctgcagggcacacagctcacccggcttccaccttcctgggtctgacctcggagcctccagcctcctctgcccctccgtgtgcttcccacagcgagtcctcacaggcggggtcctggggaagccagagggtcctgcccctcaactccacagtcagacatgactctcagccagccagtaaaacagaggtttattagatgacaggaacatggtctaaaacagagcttgcaggtgcagagaacaggacccctcagctgggtccattttggggggcagtgagccagacaaccacgtctgcccttcactccatgtcccagccagccccaaactgaaagtccccccagcccctcctcctctgggctttgtccctttcccgggccaggaggtcaccggattcctttgttctccaaccctttagctctcaccttgcaggggggaagcgccaggccatcagttgccaggaaacagggtgtcagccattctctgtgtccagactcctgcacacacctgccctctagggctctgcaatgaccatagacccttatcccaccccctagatgcttaagaactgcataggggaaactgaggtacccccagaatattcagaggaaacattaagaacagtcccgcttcgtcacacttccccaaggtacaaattacttcccttgtccttggacagtattgctgccaccaccaagtgatttacacaaagtttcaggaaaaggaccacttggagttcctatttccccaaaatccgccccctcccctcagtcTCCTTCACCTCCTTTcatggggaggcttgagaataacttaccaaccaattgcctttaataaaagtacagaccagaccctttatgcttaggacactaaaatcaatcaggttcctttattataaagaaaaaagtaaaagaagcacctctgaaaatcaggatggaaggtaattttacagggtcataaaaaagatttaaaacacagaggattctcctctaggctcaacttcaaagttacaagaacaggaataaatctccctcttagcacagggaaaattcacaagctaaaacaaaagataatcaaACTCGTTTCCTTggtattacttacaatttctgtagttttagatgtatcatttcagtaggagctgggttACATGCTTGGTCTCGCTCTTTGTCCTGagagggaacaaaacaaagagcacaaacaaactcccccacatcccagagttgaaagtatcttctttccccattggtccttctggccagatgccaactaggttatttgaactgattaaccccttacaggtaaaggagggattttatgctacccttagctgtatgtttatgacaacagTCCATCAagcttccatacacaggctagaaatcccattagcctgggaccagcagttcccacagttcagtctttcttctgcaggtgtttccaggtgttcttGTTTGGGGAGTGATGTCGCtgcccccttttatagctttttccACATGATGGGAATCCATAGCTGCAAGccaagttcccagcccagttgttggaaaaatacaggtaccaaaatggagctCAGTGTCATGTGCTTTAGTCAAATGCCCTTGTGAACTTctctgagtcatagcagccattatccaTAAGCTGACTGAAGCATTCTCAGAAAGGCTTCCCAGGTGGGGGATGAGCTTCTCCTAAGGTCTATTGTTTTCCTTAATAGTCCATTACCTTGAATTGACCCTTCAGAATCGGctgtctagactggaagcatcttgcctTGTGGGGGTCACCCAGGAGCAACCACATTTGGAATACAGATACATCGTGAATATTCATAACTCCTGATACAAACGATACAGGCTCTCAAATAGGATAATCCTATTCAGCAGATCAGAATATTTTGAAACGATGCATCATAATTAATAACCACATCATAATCATACCACTGTGATGACTAAGGGGTGCAGAGTGTCATACCCAGATCTAGGGAAACACAATTTGACACCTGCATGTCATTCCCTGCCTCAGAGTCCTCACCACCCAGTGCTCCTGTCTgctaattgctaagttatctgccaaaaaaTCTAAAGCTTTCAAGAGCTAAGATAGCTTCCGGAATCACGGTTAAAGTTGCCACccccaccaaaatctgaaatggcttCCCTATAgatcctgggggggagggaggtggagatgaTCCAGCGAGTGACAgcgggagggcaggagaggaTCGATCaccaggggtggggccttaggtTGAAGAAGCAGAGGAAGGGATGAGATGTGAGAGAACAGGTGGAgcaaggggtggggctttggaATCCAGTGACCAGCAATTAGAAATGTGACAACCTATGGGTTAATGAGTTGTACACAGACCGATTCCCCAGTTTGTCAGGCTGACACAGCACAGTAGGGTTGGGGAAGGATTTAATGTCTATGTGAGTGTCCAGTAGGTGATTCAGGAAAGAGGGCTCAGCGCCATGTTCCCAGACACCTCTGCATGGAGGTTGGTTTTAGAGCCAGACCACCAGGAGAAAACTTTTGGTCCTTTATGAGGAAAGAGCCAGAGCAGCCTGTTCCTGATCTGTTTGGTCTTCAAaccatagatgatggggtttagcatgggggATACAAGGATGTGCATGTTGGCACTGAGAACGTGGAAATGCAGGGGCACATTCCGGGCAAACCGGTGTGTGAGGATGAAGAAAAGACCTGGGATGTAAAAGGCTAAGGTTGCAAACAcgtgggagctgcaggtccaGAACGTCTTCAACCAGgcgtcctttgtggggaggctgaagatggccctgagaaTCTGTGTGTAGGACAGAACAATCAAAAACACATCCACACCAGTGATGAGGAATATCAGAGAGAAGCCATAGAAATTATTGACACGGATGTCAGCACAGGCCAACTTCACCATGGATATATGCTCACAGTAGGTAtgggggatgatgttggttctgtGATAGGGGCACCGCCTCGCCAGGAAGGGATTGGGTAGTACGAGAATGCTGCTGCGTAGAACCACAGCCAGGCCTAGCTTGGCCACCGCCGtgtttgtcaggatggtggaatgtctcaggggatcgcagatggccacgtagcgatccaaagccatggccaccaagatcccagactccatcgctgagaagcagtgaatgaagtatagctgggtgaggcaggcactgaaatcgaTCTCCCTGGagttgaaccagaagatgctcagcattttgggcacGGTGGATGTAGACAGAGCAAGATCGGTGacggccagcatgcagaggaaatagtacatgggcccatggaggcttgGCTCTATCTTCACGATCAataggatggtgaagttccccaagatggctaAGGCATAGATCacacagaaggggatggagatccagacatgggctgcctccaggccaggaatgcccagcaggatgaaggtggaggggttggtgaagtcagTTGTGTTGGAATCAGACATGGAGTAGaggagaaggtgtccaactctaAGGCAGAACGGTGTCTCCTGCATGCACCGTATGTTCCTCTGACTTCCTGAATGTGCCTAGGGCCTAGGGTGATGGTCGCAGTACAAATGCCTGGTTGGAGAGACAATGTTAATATGAGAGACTACATGCACTAGTGGAGGATGTTCTCATGGGTGAAGCAGATTGGTCACTCATCatacactgaaaaatgacatttccaTAATTCAGATAAATGAATTATGACCCCCTGACCCTACTAATGCCAATTCCATATTCGGTGGTGCTCCATATATCAATAATTCCTATTTGTCTTGGTGTAGGAAACCTTAATAGTCACCAGCAGGAAGCATGAGGGTGTTTATTGCTCATTGTTCCTTAATGCAATGAAACCCAGACTAGAGAGTTCATGCTGTAGGGAGTTACCCATTCAACCAGTAGTTCAAAATATGagattggaaaaaaatcaaagcttttCCAAGACATGTGCTGGGGGAAACATCCCCACTAGAACATACCTTGGGGAAAAGACCTGTCATCTCAACGGAAACACCTGCTCTTTCAAAGCAGTGGCCAAAACAAAGAGAATGCCTTAGGAACTGGATGGAAAACAACCTACTCTGGATATGTTCTCAGTTTTGGTTGCCCAGTCTTTGTAAAGGGTATAGCGGAGAGAAAGGGggtttctgagggcttgtctgcattaTCCACTGGATCGATGGGCAGCGATGAATCCAGCAGGGGTCGGTTTATTGcatctagacacgataaattgactgctgagtgctctcccgtcgactctgatACTCgaccagggcgagaggcgcaggtggagtcgacgggagagcgtcagccatCAACTTAGCACAGtaaagacactgcagtaagtagaactaagtacgtcaacttcagctacgttattcacatagatGAAGTTGAATAAGTTAAATCAAtcccccccgcagtgtagaccaggcctgagacagGCTATGAGAATGGGGGAAGCTGCCATAtgcagagagactgaaaagactgtCACTCTTtagagaaaagagaaagaagggggTATATGAAAGAGGAGCGGAAAATAAACAGTGAAACTGATTGTGTTGAAATGGACAAACAGAGAACAGCTCCCAACCGGTAATATGTACAGATAGTGCTTCAAAAGGCTCCTTCCTCAAAGCTGAGGCAAATTATCAGCAAAACAGATTGGGAGGAAAATTTCAGAcagaaaaatgggaatgaaacTTGGGAGATCCTTAAGAAGACTTTCTTACATATCTACAAAGCAATGATAAATCAAGAATGTGAACAAGTTTCGCTAAAAAtcccttcgagacaccactgacttcctgaggaaactacgattcatcggtgatcttcctgataacaccattctggccactatggatgtagaagccctctacaccaacattccacacaaagatggactacaagccgtcaagaacactgtccccgataatg carries:
- the LOC102946137 gene encoding olfactory receptor 52E4-like, translating into MSDSNTTDFTNPSTFILLGIPGLEAAHVWISIPFCVIYALAILGNFTILLIVKIEPSLHGPMYYFLCMLAVTDLALSTSTVPKMLSIFWFNSREIDFSACLTQLYFIHCFSAMESGILVAMALDRYVAICDPLRHSTILTNTAVAKLGLAVVLRSSILVLPNPFLARRCPYHRTNIIPHTYCEHISMVKLACADIRVNNFYGFSLIFLITGVDVFLIVLSYTQILRAIFSLPTKDAWLKTFWTCSSHVFATLAFYIPGLFFILTHRFARNVPLHFHVLSANMHILVSPMLNPIIYGLKTKQIRNRLLWLFPHKGPKVFSWWSGSKTNLHAEVSGNMALSPLS